A stretch of Lathyrus oleraceus cultivar Zhongwan6 chromosome 6, CAAS_Psat_ZW6_1.0, whole genome shotgun sequence DNA encodes these proteins:
- the LOC127096029 gene encoding uncharacterized protein LOC127096029: protein MEQLQENQVVLQEEVSQMRSQMRQLMETIQAVARGQEVMAKMQEEMNQRASTTNPPTPQTVENPTPVPQADPPININAPGGVPNDNPRPHALETDNQLDAFFSPRDASQDDAFGSATNKVERKVKAIEEKLKAIGSTGILGLDAAEMCLVPGVIIPPKFKVPDFEKYKGNSDPRTHIRAYCRKMAAYSSDDQLLMHFFQDSLSGASLDWYMQLEGNHIHTWREMVEAFLKHYQYNTDMAPNRTQLQNLTQRSEESFKEYAQRWRELAARVQPPLLERELVDMFMGNLQGPYLDRMVGSTSSGFSDLVLAGERIENMIKMGKIQNSASTSSASKKPFVPYGKKREGETNVASIIRTRNPTYPQVAAIAPVQPSQQQPFAIHVQTQQQQRGSVVQLRELRPPPAVLPPGYDANARCEFHSGAPGHSIENCKALKYKVQDLIDSKAITFAPKRPNVNNNPMPPHNNASVNIMEADNGRRLMSCVDKLKTPLIEIKNALMKNNTFPICGNDCEHCLINPQQCRTLKSVIQQLMNQGILVVDCPSTKEDVSTLEIPYDEVPPLQIPYEFSQLTLSTNPITPIIITVPTPFPYVDTKAVPWMYDTSVYIHGQKIQEEPIKSSDPMINITGTSGVTRSGRIFAPTPTPIGTINPSTSDKGKQIDGAQQRQDPAPSSEVDEFLRIIKKSDYRVVDQLNQTPSKISMLSLLMCSEAHREALVKFLRTTHVPQEIPVCQFEGVVNNIATSLSLVRGESKDAESPMASLKDALTIIKDGHPKDGGDCLNSLPTRTAPVWDTTPRI from the exons ATGGAGCAACTTCAAGAGAACCAAGTTGTCCTTCAGGAAGAAGTATCCCAAATGCGGTCCCAAATGCGGCAATTGATGGAGACTATTCAAGCAGTCGCAAGAGGCCAGGAGGTtatggcaaaaatgcaagaagaaatGAATCAACGTGCCAGTACTACCAATCCTCCTACCCCTCAAACGGTCGAGAATCCGACTCCAGTTCCTCAAGCTGATCCTCCAATTAACATTAATGCACCCGGCGGTGTTCCAAACGACAATCCTCGTCCTCATGCTCTTGAGACAGATAACCAACTTGATGCATTCTTCAGCCCAAGGGACGCTTCTCAGGATGACGCCTTCGGTTCCGCAACCAACAAGGTGGAGAGGAAGGTAAAGGCTATCGAGGAAAAGCTCAAGGCAATAGGGAGCACTGGCATTTTGGGCCTCGATGCGGCAGAAATGTGCTTAGTACCTGGGGTCATCATTCCGCCCAAGTTCAAAGTtccggactttgaaaaatataagggaaatagcGACCCTAGGACACACATTAGGGCATACTGCCGAAAGATGGCTGCCTATTCCAGCGATGATCAACTTCTAATGCATTTTTTCCAGGATTCCCTCagtggggcatctttggattggtacatgcaACTCGAGGGAAACCATATTCACACCTGGAGGGAAATGGTCGAGGCATTCCTCAAGCactatcagtacaacactgatatGGCACCTAATCGCACGCAGTTGCAAAATTTGACTCAGAGGTCTGAGGAgtccttcaaagagtatgcccagcgGTGGAGGGAATTAGCTGCTAGGGTACAACCCCCATTGCTAGAAAGAGAACTAGTAGACATGTTTATGGGAAACTTACAAGGTCCATACCTTGATAGAATGGTAGGGAGCACCTCTTCAGGCTTTTCTGACCTGGTCTTAGCCGGTGAAAGGATAGAAAATATGATTAAAATGGGAAAGATCCAGAACTCTGCCAGTACTTCTAGTGCATCGAAGAAACCTTTTGTTCCCTATGGTAAAAAACGAGAAGGCGAGACCAATGTTGCCTCCATCATTCGAACAAGAAATCCCACTTATCCACAAGTAGCTGCCATAGCTCCCGTCCAACCAAGTCAACAACAACCATTTGCAATTCATgttcaaactcaacaacaacaacg GGGATCAGTTGTGCAACTAAGGGAGTTAAGACCCCCACCAGCGGTTCTTCCTCCCGGTTATGATGCAAATGCCCGCTGTGAATTTCATTCTGGCGCTCCCGGGCATTCGATCGAGAATTGTAAAGCATTAAAGTATAAGGTTCAAGATCTTATTGACTCTAAGGCAATCACGTTCGCCCCCAAGAGGCCGAATGTGAATAATAACCCGATGCCCCCTCACAACAATGCATCGGTGAATATAATGGAAGCTGACAATGGAAGGAGATTGATGTCCTGTGTGGACAAGTTAAAAACACCACTCATCGAGATCAAGAATGCTTTGATGAAGAATAATACCTTTCCCATCTGTGGTAATGATTGTGAACATTGTCTGATTAACCCGCAACAATGTAGAACATTGAAGTCTGTCATACAACAATTAATGAACCAAGGGATCTTGGTGGTAGACTGCCCATCTACAAAGGAAGATGTGTCTACCCTCGAGATACCATACGACGAAGTCCCTCCTCTGCAAATTCCATATGAATTCTCTCAGTTAACTCTGTCGACAAATCCTATTACTCCAATCATAATAACAGTTCCCACACCATTCCCATATGTTGACACCAAGGCGGTCCCTTGGATGTACGACACCTCAGTCTACATTCATGGTCAGAAGATTCAAGAAGAACCGATAAAGTCTAGTGACCCAATGATCAATATCACCGGCACTAGCGGAGTCACAAGAAGTGGAAGGATATTTGCACCGACACCCACTCCAATTGGAACTATCAATCCTTCAACTTCAGACAAAGGCAAACAAATTGATGGCGCTCAGCAAAGACAAGACCCTGCACCTTCAAGTGAAGTAGACGAGTTCTTACGCAtcatcaagaagagcgattaCCGAGTAGTTGATCAGCTTAACCAGACACCCTCGAAGATCTCAATGTTGTCTCTATTGATGTGCTCGGAGGCCCATAGGGAGGCTTTGGTAAAGTTTCTGAGGACAACTCATGTACCACAAGAGATACCTGTTTGTCAGTTTGAAGGAGTAGTTAACAATATCGCTACTAGCTTAAGCTTAG TAAGGGGTGAATCAAAAGATGCCGAATCTCCCATGGCATCTCTTAAAGACGCCCTGACAATCATAAAGGATGGACACCCCAAGGATGGGGGAGATTGCTTGAACTCCCTACCAACAAGGACCGCACCGGTTTGGGATACAACTCCCAGAATTTGA